A region of the Aphelocoma coerulescens isolate FSJ_1873_10779 chromosome 1, UR_Acoe_1.0, whole genome shotgun sequence genome:
CAAAGAGATTATCCACACGGGAGATCACATGGTCATCCGCACCATCACCTCCCTGCGGGACTATGTTATGGATTTTGACGTGGGAGTCCAGTTTGAGGAAGACCTGGGACCCGTGGATGGACGCAAGTGCCAGGTGAGAAACCAAAACAGGGCAGTTTCACAGGGGAGTGGGGCGTGCTAAGAAGTTCAGGGACTTGCTCAGCTTTTGACTCAATAACCAGTTGAGAACCAAGCCTAGAGCTGGCATGCCCCTGCAGGTCCAGGAGTAAGTGGTTCTATGAGTGAATCACTCACTGCAAAGAGAATGAGCAGCAAAGAGCCAGAAACCAGTACTCTGGGAGCAGAGGATATTATCCTCTGGAGCAAAGTCCTGAAAAGATAGAATGTCAGCTCCTTTGGCAGAACTTTGTTGTTGCACTCGGAAGCCAGAGGGTCATTCACCTCCCACAAAGACCATCAGTCCCAAGCAGCCACTAAAGAAACACCAGATTGGGGATTGCATTTGAAATCGTGTCTGAGAGGAACATCCAGTGTCATCGCTGGAAACATGTGTTGCCCTGATCGGCTTGTCTCAGGACCATgtcttcccctctcctttcttTCAGACAACCGTCTCCTGGGAGGGGGATCAGCTGGTGTGTGAGCAACTAGGAGAGAAGAGGAACCGAGGCTGGAGGCACTGGTTGGAGGGGGACCGGCTGCATCTGGTGAGGAGGGGTCCAGTGCAGCTTGCAAAATCCCGATCACAGCGAGTGGGGGGGACACAATGCAGGTGCTGTGGGCTCTGAGCCCTGCAATTTCCTTCCACCTTCTCTCAGACTTCATCCCCGGCTCTGCGGGGTCAGCCACCGCTTCACACAAACATCCGCCTTCAGGGTTTAAAAGTTAAATAGTTCAACAAAGGCGATGTCCCTTCCCTGCCCGGCAGCCGGACCTTCTGGGGCTTTGGGAGGGTCAGCTGTGCATCAGCGTGTGGCCTGTGAAGGCTCCAGCCAGCAGCGGGAGGGCTGGCAGAACAGGGGAGAGAAACGAGGGGATCCAACCTAAACTCCTCTTTGGCCCCCCTTTTCCCAGCGCATGACTGCTGAAGATGAGGTCTGCGTCCAGGTTTTCCAGAAGGTGAAGTGAGCGCTCCCCGCAGAGATGCCCGGACGGGACCCGCACTCCCCAGTGCccgaaagaaaaagaaacaagaccCGAGCGAGCCGAGCCGCCCGTAGCAGCGTGTTTTCTTGAGCCTCGCCCACCGGGCCGGCCGGGGGtcacggcggggccgggccggcggggagcgggaggcggggagcggggtgggccgggcggggagggccggcggcggcgcggaGGCTCCTTTCAGAATAAGAGCGGGCGGGgaggagcggggcgggggctgccccgccgccggcccggcTCCCGCGCTCCTCCTGCCGCCCCCACCGCTGCTGAACCCCGCGATGCCCTCCGGGGATGGGGGGCCAGTGCCCGAGTGGGCAAGGGTAGCTCAGGCTGCCCCTTCTCCTGCAGCCACCAATACCTGCCgtcttttctgctcctctgggGATGCTACGTTCTTCCCGGGATGCtgggatcatagaatcatggaatggtttgggttgtaaGGAcgttaaagatcatttagttccaggccttccctttcctttcccccccccccggcccgccccccaCCATGGaattcaggaagaatttcttcagggaAAGTGTTTTCAAGCATTgggatgggctgcccagggaggtggtggagtcaccatcccggAGGTGTTCACAAAAcgattggatgtggcacttattGCCATGGTCTATTTAAAAAGGTTGAtgatcagtcaaaggttggacttgatgatcttggaggtcttttccagtccaagtgattctgtgattctgtgatgcatTTCACTTAGATCAGGTTGCTtaaagcctcatccaacctgaccttgaacacttccagggatggggcagccacagctccttgGGATCCTCAGGGAGGATGGGTAAAAAGCAGAACTCGTCCTCCAGAGTCTAGGATTCTCATGTGAGGGTGTGAAGTGTGAGGGCTGAAGTAACCAGCCACATGTTCACTGTGTTCCTGAGAAGGTCCCATGGGTGAGGAAGGGTCCGGATCTCTTCCTGGGGTAAGAAACCACAGCCACCACCTCTAGCCCCAGCACTCCTGGCATTCTTGGCATGGTCTCCTCATGACCATCGTAGCTCCACTGGTTCTCAGCTATCTGCAGTCGGAGACCAAGGGGCAGAACCAAAGGAGGTGAGGTCCCCTGAAAAGCCAGACCCCTGCCACAAAGAGAGGTGTTCTTTAATGGTGACACCTGATGGGATGGGCACAAGGCCACAGGCAGTTACTTCTGAAAAATACTTGTGGTTGCCCCCCAACAAAAGGTTGAAGGGGAGGATACACAAAAACATGCAGCTACTGACACCACAGAGAACCAAGAGATTTGcagattttgaaaatataaGCCCTTGTTTAagctgaaaaaatgttttttttctgccagcAGCTCATTTAAAAATAGTGTTTTCTGGAGAGCTTCTTTTCAGAGAACTGCAAAAATGAGTGCCATGAGAAAGGCACTACTTCAGAACATGTGATAAGCAAAGGGttggggagctgcagctgtgccTATAGTGTCAACCTCTGACTCTTTACAGTTGTATCTGAGGACATAGGAGGCAGCAGCACCCTGTCAATATCCATAACCCACAATTTGAGTGCCGCAATCAAACCCAGTGAGCAATCAGAGCCGCACCATCCAGCgtgtctgctctgtgctgaccTCCTCAACCCATCACTCCTTCTATTATAAGGAACCTCGACATGATCTTTGTTGTATCATGAAGCTGCAAAAGGTAGCGGTCTGACTGACAGCAGCTAGAGCTGGTCCCACTGTTGCCCTCTTCACACTCTTCCATGCCACAAGAACGCCCTCTGAGCTGCTTCTGATGCCCAGCACCAAGCTCGCCTCACCATGTCCAGGTTGGCGTCTTCCAGACTGTGTGATCAACAACTAATCAGCTCGTTCCAGGCCCTGCACCACAAGCTGGTACAAACTCTCCTCTCCTGAGCCTGCATTCCAGCTGGATAGCAGACACTGTTGCCTTCAGGTGATTAGCCAGACTCTCCCACTGGCCTGCCAGCCATCCACATAATTTTCCTGTAAGCCTGTGAGGTGATAGGGCAAGTAGATTGCTTCTGACTCATTGCCAGCCATCACATATCCATGACAGCCTCTCTTTTTGAGGAAGCATCTGATTGTGCCAGAGCCATAGATAAGAATCATACTCACTTGATGTGGTCCACACTAATGGTAATCATAGGGGATAGTACTGGAACCCATTCTAGGGCTTCAGGTAGTAACTACCAGCATTAATaattcagtttttttcttttgtaatcaTGCTATAGGTGTGATGCCTAAGTCAGATGGTGACTTTACCCAGCAGTACTGTATTGCTGAGACACGAGGCTATGGGAAGTGAGGATGACACTGTAAGGCAGAGGGAAGGTGTGATATTGGGAGGTCACAAGTGGGAGGAGGTGTGACGTTGGTGAGTGGCTGCAGAACTGTGTACCCCTCAGGGTATTACACTTGGCTTTACTCCTTGATTTAGAAGACACAGAAACAGGCTGCCAAGATGCTGCTGTTGCTCACCATCTCAtaccaggaaaaaacccactctTAGAGTTCTGAACCATCTTTTGGTCTCTGTCATCCTCTCCCTATCAACCAGAGCTGCCGGAGCGACATGCTTTGTCTGAAAGAGTGCTGAGCCATTGGATAGCACGGGCCTGACTGTGTGAAGGCCAAGCCCAATGGCAGAGTGTCCCAGATGGCTCAAACTTTGGGTACTTTGGGCAGTCAAACCAAGGGGGTTGAAGGTAGAGTGCCCTGGGAAACCAGCTCAGTATTTATAGGTGAGCCTGggtctgcagccctgcagtgctgtAGGGTAGGTGGTGTAGCTGTAGGAGGCCAAACAGAGGTACTTCTCTGTCCTCCTTGCTTCAGGTTTGAGGATAAAGTGTTCAGCTCCTTCTCTGTGGATGAGAGGCTCTGGTCCACATGTCAGACAATAATTTCACAGCTTCTGAGGCTGTAGAGCAGGTTTCCTTCCAATGACCTCCTGCAAGACACAGTATTCAAAGAAGGGTTCTTGCTCCATGAGAGGATGTTGGCATCTTTGACCATGCTGAAGATCTACAGTTTCTTTACTTTGCTCTGATATTGCCTGGATTTATTGTCTAGACCACTTGTAATGCAGCTGAGGCAAGCAGGCAGCAAACAGGTGATAGTTTAGGCATTCTGTGTTTCTACATGTGTTCCGTGGTCCTACAGGAATTCTTCCCCTAAGAAAAGGTGGGCACATACATCCTTCCAAGGTAAAGCTGGTACCATGGTATTTCCTGGCTCCAGCCTAACGTGAAGAAGAGGATTGCGCAGAGCATCTGAAGGGGAACGCCACCAGTGGGAGCACTGGAGTAGGACTATAGGATGTAGGTGTGTCCCCAGACAACCAACAGCGCTTCTCCAGGCGGAGTACTCTCCTGTTATCCCAGATGATGTTACCGGGACGGGAGAAGGAAACGAAGATACGGGAGATACGCTTTGAAAGTGCCGCAGAACACTCCCAGTAAGTGCTCCCTAGATAGGAGATTGCTTGTCAAGGACACAGTGAAGTTATCCACTTCTTACAAATGATCCCCAGGGGCCTCTGTCTATCCGTGCTTTGCCAGGGAACACTCTTCCCACCAGTGACCTGCTCATAACTGATCTCTCCACGAGAACTGTCCAGTACTTCCCAGCTACTTTCCAGGTGTGGTTTCTGAGTAAGAAACCACTGTAGcatggcacagcacagcagtgagCCTGCCCAGTGTGTTCATCACGCAGAGGACATACTTGGACATCAGGAAGTACTGGGATAATGTCCCCTGTTTAATCTTAAATCTGGTATGTGGGGCCATATGGTGTTATTACAGTGGCATTAACTATATGTTTACATGATCTTTTTCAGATCATAATTCAAAGGTGTTTGATGAGAAGGTTCTCTAGTACACTTCCATAAATATCCCAAAGACGCTTCCTTTATTCTTTTTAACACTATTTTCATCTTAATTCAATAAGTTTTTGGAGCTGTGAATTACTTCCTGTGATTTCAATGCAAGACACTTCCTGACCTCTCCAGAGCAACTCATAATTCTAAGGAAAAACACTAAAACGGTGTTTTATCTCTTACACCAAAGCCTGAAAGCCAAGAAATTTTAAACTTCATAAAGTTGGAGACACAAATATATGTCTTGGGCACTATGTTGCTAAAAGCCTGAAAGGGGTTTTTAAGTTGCTATATTTTCTCATTTCGCCATTAAATAGAGGACCTTATCTATCTTGTCTCTCCTAAAAATACTTGCACAAGAAACATCAAGAAGAGTCCTTGAAAAGGGATTTGTTCTCAGAATGCCTTTAATTCTGTtgacttcttcatttttcttaatatctcTTTAACACAAATGCCTGAGGTTTCTTGCTTTCCTTGAAGATGatcccagttcccatccccccaaaaaatctcagaaGTTCTCTTCAGCAGGTCAGAATTGAGAAAACATATCTTTTTTGGCAgcttgatttttaaaagtttaaattaaCTTGTGAAGACTATAAATTTTCTCATCATTCTATACCAGAAAACAGCCCAGAAGGATTGGGTGGGGACTTCCTAGGAGGACCTTTTCGGGGGCAACAAACTCGGAGCAGCTTCTGGATTGCAGACCAAACCCTCGGCGGGGTCTCTGGCAATCATTTTCCTGCCTCCTGGGCcagaggagggagctgggggcaccCCCGGGGCACCCCCGGGTCCGTGTTCGCGGAGCGGGGCTGCGGCGCTCGGCAGCAGAGGGCagcagaggcggcggcgccggcgcCTGGCCCCGTGCCAGGCTGTTCGCAGTCCGGCTTTCTATTCCCCGCTCCTGCCTCCCtcgctccctcctcctcttcctccccccgTCCCGCCCGCCCCTGGCTCCCCGCCGGCCgccgctccgagctccgccgggcagcacgggcaggggcGAGCGCACGGAGATGTGAGTCGGGGCCCTGGGGAGGGACGCGCCGGCACAGCCTGGGGGGGGTCGGTCGGGGGGGGTTAGACCCTTCCTGGGAGGAGAGGAGGTCAACGGGGccaagctgctgctctgggcagtgAGCTTGTTTCGGAGGAACACAGAGGGCAAGAGGGGAGATGTGCAgaatgagaggggaaaaaaatgtgagtGCCAATTTTTGGAGGACAGAGATGGAGACATGACTGGGTAGAGGGCTGCCCAGGAGGCGCTAGCAGGATTGCTCCACAGCAAACCGAGCTTGAGATCTTCAGATCCTCGCCAAGGATCCTAAACTAGTGATAACCCAAAATGACCCACTGGCCCGGGACCAAGGGGGACCAAACTTCTCCTGGCTCTATGAGAATCAGCCCTACAACTTCTGGGAATCTGTAGACCTTACTCAGGGAATTCACCCGTGCTCCTTCGCACTGCTTCCTGGGTTGATTAATTTCTCTGGCCGGGTCACAATGGCCTGCTGGAACCTTGTTAGTGCTGGTGTCTTCACTTCAGCTGCCCTTCTTGTTCCTGAGTGATCCGAGCCAGGAGTTGGTACTGCAACTGTGTAGGCCTTCTGTGTTTGCGGTTTGCTTTAGACAGTCCACAAGTCAGTTGTGAAGTCTCCCCTGACTTTGAATGACCTAATTTTGTGCAATGTCATCGTTTATTTGTCATGTTCACAGGTATGTTCTTTATCTCCCATGGGCCTTCCTCTTTTTTGGGGTGATCGGTTCCAGTCCAGTCCTAAGAAGGTCTCCCCTATTTGGGGAGATCAGATCCCCCAGTTATCCCAAGCCATATCCCAACAATAACATCAGCAGCTGGGATATCCAGGTCCCAAAAGGCTATGTGGTGAAGCTGACCTTCAAATACTTTGACCTGGAGCCATCTGAGTCCTGCTTCTATGACTATGTTAAGGTATGTCCATAGATACGTGGTCCAAGGGGTGCCTGGAGATGGGAATCCAGTGGCCACCACGTGCAATGGCTCTTCATTCAGCAGGCCTCCTCTGATACTTCCCacgaaggaaagggaaggagttAAAGATAGAAATGGGAGGAGCAAGCACTGACAACTCATGGTTGGGTAATATCAATGTGTGGAGCAGACTCAATTTTGGGAGGCTACACTGATTTCACCTTATCTTTGACAGATCAAAGCAGACAAGCAGGACTTGGGCCGATATTGTGGCCGGCTTGGGTCAACCACAGGCAATCACCCTGGAAGAAAGGAGTTTGTGTCTAAGGGGAACAAGATGCACCTAGCATTTCACTCTGATTTCTCCAATGAAGACAATGGCACAGTGATTCCCTACAGGGGCTTCCTGGCATATTACAAAGCTGTGGGTGAGTAGGAAATACCCTCAGCATGGAGAAGTAAAAGCCTGTGTGGCTCCAACCAATTTTCCTCCTTGCCAGGCAGACAAAGAGAAGCTTTAGGCAAGGATGTGGATCTCTAAGTACTTTCAGTCTAGAGCAGGGAGGTTTAACACTTTCCTCCCCTTGCCCCTTCACTTCCTGTGTCTTCAGATCTGGATGAGTGTGACCCTAACAATGCTGCCAAGAACGATGAAAGGCCTCAGTGCCAGCACTTCTGTCACAACTATATGGGTGGCTACTTCTGTTCTTGCCGGATTGGCTACCAGCTTCAGAGTGACCACCACTCCTGCAAAGGTAAAGAGAAATTTTAAAGAATCAGAGGGTTCCAGAGAAGGAACCCTTCATCCAGGAAGGGTGGGAGAAGTGATTTAGGAAGCAGATGACGGGGCTGCAGAAGGCACAGCCCCACGATGTGGCCTCTACTTTCTTCCTCTTCACCAGTGGAGTGCAGCAGTGAGTTGTTCACAGAGGCATCTGGGTATCTGAGCAGCCCTGAGTACCCCCAGCCCTATCCCGAAGACCTCCGGTGTAACTACAGCATCCGTCTGCAGAACGGCCTGTCTATCACCCTCAAGTTCTTGCAACCCTTTGAGATTGATGATCACCAGCAAGTCCAGTGTCCTTATGACCAGCTCAAGGTACTGAGATTAGCAAACTCTCCTCCTAACCCTGCTGCCAGACCCAGACAGGAATCGTGGGGACACCAGATGAGAAGTATGGGATCAATACAAGCAGAATGCCCCAGCACAAACGACTGAGCTTCTGTCTCTCCCTCAGTGCATTTAATTACCACTGTCCTGAGGTCAGAGGCTCTGGGTCATAGGCCCCTgtgagtgaagaaaaaaaaccccatccttcTTCCAGTTTAATGTCCCTTTGATTTAAGGGATTCAGGGGTTGACAGCTCTGATTCCCAGATAAGGGAGAAGCAGAGCTTGTGGTAGGTCAGTCTGTTGTTCTGATCTGTCAGTGTAGGCACCAGCAAAGATGGGTCAGACAACAAGCCCTATTCACCATCATAGGCACTCTGGTAAACTTGGTCTGGATGGAAACAGGCATTCTGAGGCAGAGAGGCATGTGTGTTTCTGTCCCTGTGATATATGTTTTCCTCATCAGATCCAAGCACGAGGGAGAGAGATTGGTGAATTCTGTGGCAGGGAACCACCTGGCATCATTGAAACCAACAGCAATGAGGTAGACATACTCTTCCTCACCGATGAGTCGGGGTTCAGCCGTGGCTGGAAGATCCACTACACCTCTGAGAGTAAGAGATTTCTCCCCTAGAGGCTGCTACAGCCTATTGACACTGTTTGCTAATCCCAGCTTAATCTGTCCCACTGTCTAACAGAAATACGGTGCCCACAGCCCATCCCACGGGATCGGTTTACCATCATCAGAGACCTGCAGCCTGTGTATCAGTTTCAGGACTATTTTGTTGTCAGCTGCAAGACTGGGTATAACCTGATGGAGGTGAGATCCTTTCTCCACTCCCTTCAGCCATATTCTAATTTGTCTTCAGTTTGTGTCTTTCACCTTTCAGTAAAACTTCCTTTGGAGATGTCACTCATGGCAACCTCTtgtaatttctgtttcttctttgcttctctCAGCTTTCTTCTCATGGTTTCT
Encoded here:
- the RBP5 gene encoding retinol-binding protein 5, with translation MPPNLTGYYRFVSQENMDNYLRALDINVVLRKLVCLLKPDKEIIHTGDHMVIRTITSLRDYVMDFDVGVQFEEDLGPVDGRKCQTTVSWEGDQLVCEQLGEKRNRGWRHWLEGDRLHLRMTAEDEVCVQVFQKVK